One Streptomyces sp. CG4 genomic window, CCGGCAACCGGGTCCCGGCGCTGCCCCGCGCAGCGTTCAGCTGGGGCTGGGTGAGGAAGAAGGCACCGGTGAGGTCCGCGTCGGTCAGGTCGGCGTCCCGCAGATCCGCACCGATCATGTCCGCGTCGCGCAGATCGGCGCCGGTGAGGTCGGCGGCGATGAGATACGCGCCCCGCAGACTCGCCCCGCGCAGCTCGGCGCCCCGCAGCCTGGCCCCGATGAGATCCGCTCCCCGGCGGTCCTTGCCCTTGCCCTTGCCCTTCTTGCCGCCCTTCCCTTCGAAGGCACCCGCCCGGGCCAGCTCGCTGGTCCGCAGCAGCAGGACGTTGACCTGCTGCCGATGCGCGGCCACGTCCAGCGCGGCCAGCTCCTCGGGGCTCTGCCGGGTCAGCTGCTCGGTCTCCTCCAGCACCCGCCGCAGATCGGCATGGACGGGGCCGGCGGCGGGCAGACCGAGCGCCTCGGTCAGGTACCACAGCAGCTCGTGCAGCTGCCGCACGACCGGGAACACGTCGAACATCCGGCGTGCCTGCTCCTTGGACCCCGTACGCCAGTCCTGCCCGCCGAAGGTGAGCTGCGAGACCTTCTGTCCGGCGCCGAAGCAGTCGTAGACCGTGCAGCCGGTGAAACCCTTCTGCCGCAGGTCGGTGTGGATCCCGCAGCGGTGGTCGCCCTGGAGGTTCGGGCACGGCTTTCCGGCGGGCTTGTTCAGCGCGAAGTCGGCGGACGCGGCGAAGGGCAGGGCGACACAGCACAGCCCGAAGCAGCTCGCACAGTCCCCGCGCAGCTCCGAAGCGGCCCCGGGAGCGCCCTCTGTCTGATCTGGCACAGGGGACAGCCTACTGGGCTCCCTCGTCCCGCATTCAGCAGGATCGCGCAGGTCAGGGGCGTCAGCGGCCGAAGAGCTCAGGAACGCGCGGACGTAGGCCTCGGGATCCTGGCCAGTCAGCGCCTTGAGATAGCTGCGGTGTTCGCGCTCCAGGGGTCGCGGTGGTTGAGGGTGAGGACGAGTTCGGGCCGGTGGCGGCGGATCGCGGCGGGATCGGGGGTGGGTCTGATGGGGCGCCCATTGTCTGCCTTCGCCTGCCATCTGCCGTCTGGCGAGTGCGCGCCCTCTCACACCTCGTCGCGTGCCAAGGCGAGCAAACGGTCCAGGACGCGCGGCGCCCCTGCGCGCAGGCCGTCGTGTTCGAACTCGTCCGTGACCCAAGTGCGCAGGCCCCGGATCGCGCGGGCGGTCTCCAGGGAGTGTGCGGCGTCGACGTACATGTCGTCGTGGTAGATCGCGGCGGCGACCGGGACCTCGTTGGCGGCGAGACGGGCGGGGTCGTACAGGGGCTGCCAGTCGGTGCGGGCGGCGAACAGGGCGGCCGTCTCGCGCAGCGGGCGCAGCGCCGGGTCGGTGTCGAACATCCAGGGGTGGATCGTCTCCCCGGTGAAGAGCACCGGGCCGTCGCCCGTGAGGGCCTTCGCCGCGTCGAACTGGGCGAACTCGGTGCGGACCCGCTCGGCGGCCCAGGCGGTGGGGCGGGCGTCCTGGCCGTAGATCGACTCGTGGACGAGTGCGTAGAGGGGGTGCCCGGCGTGCGACAGCAGGGACTGGGCCTGTTCCTGGAAGGCGTCGGACAGTTCCGGGCCGCCCAGTGTGCGCACGAAGGCGTCCTCCAGCAGGTGGTGCAGCAGGTGGCTGCCGTCGGTCGTGCCCAGCATCAGGCCCAGGGACTGGAAGGCCTCGACGGTGAGACGGTAGCCGTTCGGCAGGATCACGTCGTGGGTCAGCAGGTGGTCGGCGATACGGCGGGCCCGCTCGACGTCCTGTGGGTAGCGGGCGTAGTGCGCGGTGACCTTGCGTTCGATGCGCGGGTAGGCCGCGCGGTAGACGTCGTCGGCGTGGGCGTGCAGGGAGGGCAGGCCTCCGGTGATGACGGCGGTGTCCAGGCCCTCGGGGGCGAGGGAGAGGTACGACACCGTGCAGAAGCCGCCGAAGCTCTGGCCGAGCACGGTCCACGGGGCTCCGCCGGTGAGCTCGGGGCGGATGGCCTCGCAGTCCCGGACGATCGAGTCGGCGCGGAAGTGGCCGAGGTAGTCGGCCTGAGCGACACAGTCGCCGCGCAGTGGGAGGGTCTGCCGGGTGGCGGGGGTGGAGCTGCCGGTGCCGCGCTGGTCGAGCAGCAGGACGCGGTAGTCCTTCAGCGCCCGGTCGAGCCAGGCCTGACGTCCGACGAAACGATTCGCCCCGAAGCCGGGCCCGCCCTGGAGATACAGCAGCCACGGCAGGTCCTGCCCGGCCTTGTCGCTCGCGACCGCCTCGCGGGCGTACAGCTCGATCGTCTCGCCGTCCGGGGCGGCGTGGTCGAGTGGCACGGTGAAGCGGCGGTCGGTGAGGATGACGCCGGGCTGGCGGTAGCTGAGGCTCAACGGGTCTCCCGGGGCGGATGGGACGGGTGGCATGGCCGCGGTGGCCGGTCCCAGTT contains:
- a CDS encoding pentapeptide repeat-containing protein, which encodes MPDQTEGAPGAASELRGDCASCFGLCCVALPFAASADFALNKPAGKPCPNLQGDHRCGIHTDLRQKGFTGCTVYDCFGAGQKVSQLTFGGQDWRTGSKEQARRMFDVFPVVRQLHELLWYLTEALGLPAAGPVHADLRRVLEETEQLTRQSPEELAALDVAAHRQQVNVLLLRTSELARAGAFEGKGGKKGKGKGKDRRGADLIGARLRGAELRGASLRGAYLIAADLTGADLRDADMIGADLRDADLTDADLTGAFFLTQPQLNAARGSAGTRLPGSVGRPAHWTAGR
- a CDS encoding alpha/beta fold hydrolase, with product MSLSYRQPGVILTDRRFTVPLDHAAPDGETIELYAREAVASDKAGQDLPWLLYLQGGPGFGANRFVGRQAWLDRALKDYRVLLLDQRGTGSSTPATRQTLPLRGDCVAQADYLGHFRADSIVRDCEAIRPELTGGAPWTVLGQSFGGFCTVSYLSLAPEGLDTAVITGGLPSLHAHADDVYRAAYPRIERKVTAHYARYPQDVERARRIADHLLTHDVILPNGYRLTVEAFQSLGLMLGTTDGSHLLHHLLEDAFVRTLGGPELSDAFQEQAQSLLSHAGHPLYALVHESIYGQDARPTAWAAERVRTEFAQFDAAKALTGDGPVLFTGETIHPWMFDTDPALRPLRETAALFAARTDWQPLYDPARLAANEVPVAAAIYHDDMYVDAAHSLETARAIRGLRTWVTDEFEHDGLRAGAPRVLDRLLALARDEV